The Candidatus Tanganyikabacteria bacterium genomic sequence GATGCTCGTCTCCCTGGCGATCTTCATCATCGGCTTCACGATGGGAGGCCTCAATTACATCGTCACGGTGCTCCAGGCCCGCACGCGCGGCATGACGCTCCTGCGGCTGCCGCTGACCGTGTGGGGCATCTTCATGGCAGCCGTCCTGGCGATGCTCGCCTTCCCCGCGCTGTTCGTGAGCGCCATCATGATGATGCTCGATCAATTGCTGGGCACCAGTTTCTTCGTGCCGGCGATCGTGTCGCAGGGAAAGGTGCTGAGCCACACCGGCGGCAGCCCGCTACTCTTCCAGCACCTGTTCTGGTTCTTCGGCCATCCCGAGGTGTACATCGTGGCGCTGCCGGCCTTCGGCATCGTCTCCGACCTGATCAGCGTCCACGCGCGAAAGGCGATCTTCGGCTACCGCATGATGGTCTGGGCGATCCTGGCGATCGGCGGGCTCAGCTTCATCGTCTGGGCCCACCACATGTACGTCAGCGGCATGAACCCGTACTTCGGCTTCTTCTTCGCCACCACCACGCTGATCATCGCCGTGCCGACCGCGCTCAAGGTCTACAACTGGACGCTGACCCTCTGGCGAGGGAACATCCAGTTCACGACGGCGATGCTCTTCGCCATCGGCTTCGTCTTCACCTTCATCAACGGCGGCCTCACCGGGCTGTACCTCGGCAACGTCGCGGTCGATCTGCCTCTTTCGAAGACCATGTTCGTGGTCGCGCACTTCCACATGGTCATGGCGGTCGCGCCGGTCATGGTGATGTTTGGCGCCATCTACCACTGGTTCCCCAAGATCACCGGGCGCCTGCTCGACGAGAAGCTCGGGAAAATCCATTTCTGGGCCACGTTCGTCGGCACGTACTGCATCTACTTCCCGATGTACTACCTGGGCTTCCTGGGTGTGCCGCGGCGCTACTACTCGGTTCTCAACCTGGACTTCATCCCCCAGTCCGCTCATGAGCTCAACAAGTGGATCACGGTCGCGGCCATCTTCGTCGCC encodes the following:
- a CDS encoding cbb3-type cytochrome c oxidase subunit I, producing MAYVAHDETSFAPPSEVPEPELYHPKTFLGKYIWSQDAKVIAVQYIVTAMAVGLIALVLSVLMRLQLGFPHKFSFITPSNYLQFVTMHGMIMVVYLLTALFLGGFGNYLIPLMCGSRDMVFPYLNMLSYWFYLASVLLLVASFLVPGGPTGAGWTLYPPQAILPGTPGIEVGIVLMLVSLAIFIIGFTMGGLNYIVTVLQARTRGMTLLRLPLTVWGIFMAAVLAMLAFPALFVSAIMMMLDQLLGTSFFVPAIVSQGKVLSHTGGSPLLFQHLFWFFGHPEVYIVALPAFGIVSDLISVHARKAIFGYRMMVWAILAIGGLSFIVWAHHMYVSGMNPYFGFFFATTTLIIAVPTALKVYNWTLTLWRGNIQFTTAMLFAIGFVFTFINGGLTGLYLGNVAVDLPLSKTMFVVAHFHMVMAVAPVMVMFGAIYHWFPKITGRLLDEKLGKIHFWATFVGTYCIYFPMYYLGFLGVPRRYYSVLNLDFIPQSAHELNKWITVAAIFVAASTLIFIYNAFVSLRNGKPAGPNPWRATTLEWQTEHTPPQHGNFGPTLPVVYRWAYDYSVPGADEDFIPQNVPPPGAQTAAETVAEARA